One genomic window of Elaeis guineensis isolate ETL-2024a chromosome 2, EG11, whole genome shotgun sequence includes the following:
- the LOC105032670 gene encoding uncharacterized protein: protein MGESGVGGPAMAPLNVERGEERWRHFDNSVNAVSFGFVATAILISMFLVMAIFERFLRSRSPLLSSDDGRMRTPSSSADLEAQHRRGIAGKLDYPSPKMSVYAKGVSVLMPGHDIPTFIAHPAPAPCPPEQISWPSHQHNQISGSTSNLS from the exons ATGGGGGAGAGCGGCGTCGGAGGACCGGCGATGGCTCCGCTGAACGTGGAGCGTGGGGAGGAGAGGTGGAGGCACTTCGACAACTCGGTGAATGCTGTCTCCTTCGGTTTCGTCGCCACCGCCATCCTCATCTCCATGTTCCTCGTCATGGCCATCTTCGAGCGCTTCCTCCGCTCCAggtcccccctcctctcctccgaCGATGGCCGGATGCGGACGCCCTCTTCCTCCGCGGATCTCGAGGCGCAGCACCGCCGGGGCATCGCCGGCAAGCTCGATTACCCTTCGCCCAAG ATGTCAGTCTATGCAAAAGGGGTTTCAGTTCTGATGCCTGGCCATGATATCCCCACCTTCATCGCGCACCCTGCCCCTGCACCTTGTCCTCCTGAACAAATCTCTTGGCCTTCTCATCAACATAATCAAATCAGTGGTTCTACATCAAATTTAAGTTAG